The Pontibacter korlensis sequence GATTACCTTATCAATGGGCAGCACAGTAGAGAGAACATAGTAGACGAATATGATCCAGACCCAGGTCGACACGCTAAAAAAGCCACCGGTCATGTCGTTCAGGATTTTTGCCGGCCCCATAATGAAGACTGCTCCAACCATTACCATTAGAAGGATGGTAAATACACGCATAAACTGCTTCATGCCTGTTCCGAGGTAACGACCAGTAATCTCCGTTATACTTTCTCCTTTATGTTTTAAGGAAAGCATGCCGGAAAAATAATCGTGCACACCACCCGCAAAGACCGACCCCAGCACAATCCATAGAAAAGCAGAAGGGCCCCACATGGCTCCAGCCACGGCCCCGAAAATTGGCCCAAGTCCTGCAATGTTCAGAAATTGTATCAGGAAGATCTTCCATACCGGCATGGGAACATAATCAACCCCATCCTGCATAGAAACAGCAGGAGTCACACGATTAGGGTCAATAACAAAAATCCTCTCCATCAGGCGGGAGTAGATCAAGTAGCCCAATAGAAGGGCTAATACAGACAGGCAAAAAGAAATCATGCGAAAACTAAGATTCAGGCGGAAATAAATTACGAGAGGTACTTTATATTCTCTTACAATACCAATGAAGAGGTAGCTTACTTCTTAACCTTCAAAAAAGCCAACAGAAGACCCTCTCCTAAGTAAATGTAAAGAAAAACAGTGAAGGAAGTTCGGGGAGGAGGAAAAATATCCCACAATGATTTGTGGAGGTATTCTCTATGCGCTCTTTTAGCTAAGAAGAACAAAGCGTTTACCTGGTAGAGCTTTCACTACTCCTTTAAACTCCAGCCCTAAAAGCACCGAAGCTAAGAGCCTTACAGGTACCTGGAATTTCCAGCTAAGATTATCTATGTGCTCCTCCCGGCTTTGCTGAAGCACCTGCAGTACTTTGTGTTCATCTGCGTTGAAGTCTGAGGGGTTGAATGCCTTTTTCTGATTTGCCTCATCCTCCAGATCCCAGTTCAAAAGCTCTACCCGGTCCTTTGCCGAAGTATAAGGCACAGCTTTCAAAGACTTGATAAGGTAATTAGTGCCTTGAGAAAGAGGGGAGGTGATGTTGCCAGGCACAGCCATCACTTCCTTGTCGTAGCTGTGCGCAATGTCGGCAGTAATAAGTGTACCGCTTTACCTGGCAGCCTCTACCACTATAGTGCAGTCGCTCATGCCGGCTATTATGCGGTTGCGGGCAGGAAACCGGGGTGCATCGGGTTTTGTGCCGAAAGGGTTCTCCGTAAGCAGACCTCCCTGCAGGAGCATACGCTCTGCATATTTCCGGTGCACTGCCGGGTATACTATGTCAGGGCCACTGGCCATCAAGCCGATAGTAGGTAAGCCTGACTGTAGTGCGGCACGGTGGGCAACTATATCCACGCCACTCACAATCATGACCTTATAAGGCCATAGCTCTTCAATAATGCGCTCTGTTACCCTTTACCCATAACTCGTTATCTGCCTGGTGCCTACCATGCTACTAATACGGCGATGATTGAGACTAACATTGCCTCTAAAGTATATCAGGGTAGGCGCATCTGGTATCTGCTTCAAGCGGTCAGGGAACTTCGGCCAAGTATAAACCAGCATCTGCAGATCCAGCTCCTCAGCCAGCTATAACCCACTCCTCTGCCTGTAAAAGCGCAGAGGTTTTACTCTCCTGTATGTTTTTTACCAGCTTGGGTCCTACACCCGGAATCTGAAGCAATCTGCCTGGGGGAGCCTCAAACACTGCTTTAGGTGAACCGCAGTAGCTGACCAGCATGCGGGTGAGCTACTGCCCCTACACCTGGGAGTTTTGTAATAGCTATCTCGTAGATGTTTTGATTCTCTACCATAGGTAAAGAACATACCGGGCTTTTAGTCTTTAGTATTCAGCTGTTCCTTTATGCCCAGCAAGAATGCCTTTACTTTCTCCAAAGACTCAATAATTTCCATCTTGTCCTTGGCCTGCACAGGCTTGTTTTTCATTACCTCGCGGGCACCCTGTATGGTGTAACCACGTTCTTTTACAAGATGGTAAATGGTGCGTAGCGTTTCAATGTCTTTAGGAGTGTACTGTCTGTTCCCTTTCTTATTCTTTTTCGGCTTTATCTGCTCAAATTCAGTCTCCCAAAAACGGATGAGTGATGGCGCTACATCAAACATAGTGGCCACCTCACCAATGGTGTAATACTGCTTCTCTATTTCTTTTTCTTTGTATGGCATAGTTTATGGCTGATTAGTTGGGCAAGGGCAGCAGTAATTTTCGGCTAAATGTTACTGATTACGGCTAAAAATGCTACTTTTGCCTCTAATGTGCTATCCGGACAGCGCTAAAAGTACAGCGTTACCGATTGGCAAAAATTAGATATTTTTCTCTCTTAAACAACAAGTATAGCACTTAGTATCTAAAGGCTTAACACTCATACATGAACTCAGCTGAAATAAGACAAAAGTTCCTGGACTTCTTTGCTTCAAAGCAGCACCAGGTTGTGCCTTCTGCTCCAATTGTGGTAAAGGATGACCCGACCCTGATGTTTATTAACTCAGGAATGGCGCCTTTCAAAGACTATTTTTTGGGCAACAAGCCCGCACCCTCTAAGCGTGTGGCCGATACGCAGAAGTGTCTCCGTGTGAGTGGCAAGCATAACGACCTGGAAGAGGTAGGCTATGACACCTACCACCACACCATGTTCGAGATGTTGGGTAACTGGTCGTTTGGTGACTACTTTAAGAAGGAAGCGCTGGAATGGTCTTGGGAACTTCTGACGGATGTATACAAACTGCCAAAGGACAGGCTGTATGTTTCTGTTTTCCAGGGAGACCAGGCTGAGAATTTGCCGATGGACCAGGATGCCTATAACATCTGGAAGACTATGATTTCTGAGGACCGTATCCTGATGGGTTCTAAGAAGGACAACTTCTGGGAGATGGGCGATACAGGTCCGTGTGGTCCGTGCTCAGAGATTCACATCGACTTACGTTCTGAGGAAGAGCGCGCCAAAGTGGATGGCAAAGAGCTCGTGAACAATGATCACCCGCAGGTAGTGGAGATCTGGAACAACGTATTCATGGAGTTTAACCGTTTGGCTGATGGCTCATTGGTTAAACTGCCTGCACAGCACGTGGACACAGGTATGGGCTTTGAGCGTTTGTGCATGGCCATACAGGGCAAGCAGTCTAACTACGATACCGATGTGTTCCAGCCGCTGATCCAGTATGTAGCTAATGAGGCAGGTATAAAGTATGGTGATGATGAGAAGAAAGATATTGCCATCCGCGTGATATCTGATCACATCCGTGCGATCTCCTTCACTATTGCTGACGGTCAGCTACCATCCAATAACAAGGCTGGATATGTAATCCGTCGTATCCTGCGTCGTGCGGTTCGATATGGATTCACTTTCCTGGATTTCAAAAAGCCTTTCCTGTACAAGCTGACAGAAGTACTGGCAGAGCAGACAGCACACGTATTCCCGGAGCTGAAGCAACAACTCGGCTTTGTGCAGCGCGTAATTGAGGAAGAAGAAAACGCCTTCCTGCGTACGCTGGAGAATGGCCTGAAGCGACTGGATGCACTTGAGGAGAGCTTTAAGCAGCACAACAATACTATCGACGGCAAAACCGCTTTCGAACTATACGATACTTTTGGCTTCCCGCTTGACCTGACTGCTTTGATTGCTCGTGAGAAGGGATTGAAAGTAGACGAGGAAGGCTTTGGCAAAGAAATGGAGCAGCAGAAAAACCGCTCCCGCAATGCCTCAGCCACTGAGCAAAGCGACTGGGTAATTCTTCAGCCGGACGTAGTAAACGAATTTATTGGTTACGACTGTGATGTGACTGATGCACAGATAGTACGCTACCGTCAGGTAAAGGCTAAAAACAATAGCGAGTACCACATCGTGCTTGATAAAACGCCTTTCTATGCTGAAAGCGGTGGTCAGGTTGGTGACGTAGGCTATCTTGTTGCTGATGGTGAGCGGGTAGAGGTGCTGGATACGAAGAAAGAGAACGACCTGATTCTTCATATCACCAAAAACCTTCCGAAGAACCTGGAGGCAGGCTTTAGTGCTGAAATAGATGCAGAGCGTCGCAACCTGATTCGTAAGAACCACTCTGCTACACACTTACTGCACGCTGCTTTAAGAACAGTGTTAGGCGACCACGTGCAACAGCGCGGTTCCTTGGTCAATGAGAAAGTGCTACGTTTTGACTTCTCTCACTTTGCCAAAGTTGAGGAGGCAGAACTGCGCCAGATTGAGCACATCGTAAATGAGCGTGTACGCCAGGCTATACCTCTGGATGAACGCCGCAATGTGCCTATTGATGAAGCAAAGGAGATGGGCGCAACTGCACTGTTTGGTGAGAAGTATGGCGACTTTGTTCGTGTGATTACCTTTGGCAGTGACTATTCAGTGGAGCTTTGCGGTGGTACGCATGTGTTCAACACAGGTAATATTGGTTACTTTAAGATCATTTCTGAAAGCTCTGTGGCAGCTGGTGTACGCCGCATTGAAGCAGTTACAGCAAGTGCCGCTGAAGAGTACATGCAGCAGCAGTTGAACGAACTGAACGCAGTGCGCGAAGTGCTGAATACGCAAAGTAATGTTTCGGGTGCTGTACAGAAGATGCAGGAAGACTTGAAAGTACTGCAAAAGCAGTTAGAGGCTTTCGAACTAAAGCAGCTAAGCAGCCTGAAAGATTCACTGGCACACAAAGCTCAGCAACTCGACGGCATCAACCTGATTACAGAGCGTGTGGAGTTGAGCTCTGCTGATTACCTTAAGAAGCTAGCGTTTGATATGCGTCAGGTAGTAGATAACCTGGTGCTGGTACTTGCAGCTGAGATAGATGGCAAACCACAAATTGCCGTGATGCTGTCTGATAACCTGGTGCAGGATAAGAACCTTAACGCAAGCCAGATGGTGCGTGAATTAGCCAAAGAGATCAAAGGCGGTGGCGGTGGCCAGCCATTCTATGCAACAGCCGGTGGTAAGGATGTTGCTGGTCTGGATGTGGTGCCAGGTAAAGCGCAGGAACTTGTAAAGTCGATTATTAAAGGATAATAATGCTAAACAAAATGGAGAGTAACTAATTTACCTTTGGTAGATGGGTTACCCTCCATCCCTCTATAAAGAAATGGATAAAGCAATAAGAGATAAGTATCAGGCCATTATTGGTTTAGAAGTACACGCACAGCTGCTTACCAACAGCAAAGCATACTCTTCTGACTCAACAGAGTATGGTATGCTTCCTAACACAAATCTGAGCGAAATAACATTAGCTCACCCAGGCACACTGCCGCGCGTAAATAAGCGTGTTGTGGAAATGGCTGTTAAGATGGGTTTGGCCACGAATAGCGAGATCACCAAGTATAATGTGTATGCTCGTAAAAACTATTTTTACCCAGACCTCCCAAAGGGTTACCAGATTACGCAGGACAAAACTCCTATCTGCACCAACGGTCATATCCTGATCAAAGACGCCGCTGGCGAGGGAAAGCGTATTGGCATTACCCGTATCCACATGGAGGAAGATGCTGGTAAATCCATGCACTTACCAGGTGAGGTAGAAACGCTGGTTGACTTTAACCGTGCAGGAGTACCTCTGATCGAGATTGTATCCGAACCAGATATCCGTGACTCGGAGGAAGCTTACAACTACCTGATTGAAATAAAGCGCCTGGTACGTTACCTGGATATTTGCGATGGTAACATGGAGGAAGGTTCACTGCGCTGCGATGCCAACATTTCGGTGATGCTGAAAGACTCATCGTTATGGGGTACCAAAGTGGAAGTGAAAAACATGAACTCCTTCCGCAACGTGCAGCGCGCCATTGAGCACGAAATCGAGCGCCAGATCATGGTGCTGGAGAACGGAGGCAAAGTAGAAGGCCAGACACGCAACTTCGATGCTAATACCGGTACTACTACGGCTATGCGTTCTAAGGAAACCCTGAACGATTACCGTTACTTCCCGGAGCCGGATCTTCCGCCATTAGTAATTGAGCAAGAATGGCTGGAAACCGTGAAAGCGGCAATGCCAAGCTTACCACAGGAACTGTA is a genomic window containing:
- a CDS encoding MerR family transcriptional regulator, producing the protein MPYKEKEIEKQYYTIGEVATMFDVAPSLIRFWETEFEQIKPKKNKKGNRQYTPKDIETLRTIYHLVKERGYTIQGAREVMKNKPVQAKDKMEIIESLEKVKAFLLGIKEQLNTKD
- the alaS gene encoding alanine--tRNA ligase, with the protein product MNSAEIRQKFLDFFASKQHQVVPSAPIVVKDDPTLMFINSGMAPFKDYFLGNKPAPSKRVADTQKCLRVSGKHNDLEEVGYDTYHHTMFEMLGNWSFGDYFKKEALEWSWELLTDVYKLPKDRLYVSVFQGDQAENLPMDQDAYNIWKTMISEDRILMGSKKDNFWEMGDTGPCGPCSEIHIDLRSEEERAKVDGKELVNNDHPQVVEIWNNVFMEFNRLADGSLVKLPAQHVDTGMGFERLCMAIQGKQSNYDTDVFQPLIQYVANEAGIKYGDDEKKDIAIRVISDHIRAISFTIADGQLPSNNKAGYVIRRILRRAVRYGFTFLDFKKPFLYKLTEVLAEQTAHVFPELKQQLGFVQRVIEEEENAFLRTLENGLKRLDALEESFKQHNNTIDGKTAFELYDTFGFPLDLTALIAREKGLKVDEEGFGKEMEQQKNRSRNASATEQSDWVILQPDVVNEFIGYDCDVTDAQIVRYRQVKAKNNSEYHIVLDKTPFYAESGGQVGDVGYLVADGERVEVLDTKKENDLILHITKNLPKNLEAGFSAEIDAERRNLIRKNHSATHLLHAALRTVLGDHVQQRGSLVNEKVLRFDFSHFAKVEEAELRQIEHIVNERVRQAIPLDERRNVPIDEAKEMGATALFGEKYGDFVRVITFGSDYSVELCGGTHVFNTGNIGYFKIISESSVAAGVRRIEAVTASAAEEYMQQQLNELNAVREVLNTQSNVSGAVQKMQEDLKVLQKQLEAFELKQLSSLKDSLAHKAQQLDGINLITERVELSSADYLKKLAFDMRQVVDNLVLVLAAEIDGKPQIAVMLSDNLVQDKNLNASQMVRELAKEIKGGGGGQPFYATAGGKDVAGLDVVPGKAQELVKSIIKG
- the gatB gene encoding Asp-tRNA(Asn)/Glu-tRNA(Gln) amidotransferase subunit GatB, whose protein sequence is MDKAIRDKYQAIIGLEVHAQLLTNSKAYSSDSTEYGMLPNTNLSEITLAHPGTLPRVNKRVVEMAVKMGLATNSEITKYNVYARKNYFYPDLPKGYQITQDKTPICTNGHILIKDAAGEGKRIGITRIHMEEDAGKSMHLPGEVETLVDFNRAGVPLIEIVSEPDIRDSEEAYNYLIEIKRLVRYLDICDGNMEEGSLRCDANISVMLKDSSLWGTKVEVKNMNSFRNVQRAIEHEIERQIMVLENGGKVEGQTRNFDANTGTTTAMRSKETLNDYRYFPEPDLPPLVIEQEWLETVKAAMPSLPQELYNRFVNELGLPEYDAAVLTDAKEIALYFEELSQHTTNYKAASNWVMGPVKSYLNELQLHIKDFPLKPEQIAQLISLVDENKVSHSVAAKKIFPFMLEQPEYTAQRVAEEQNLLQESNADELLQVVQEVLAANPAKVKEYKAGKQSLIGMFMGEIMKKTKGKADPKATNQLLREQLNA